One segment of Brassica napus cultivar Da-Ae chromosome C3, Da-Ae, whole genome shotgun sequence DNA contains the following:
- the LOC106388380 gene encoding uncharacterized protein LOC106388380, with translation MEVMSLTAPSSQRKFTGGFLSAPTSPRRITEWYREYEEEAKRNFFERSLMPFDWEENPCSPRKITDNEEEDTVDDFAFEIGDKSETRSLFAEELFDGGKIKPLKPPPYLQLDNQQFHYKFSSPDSSPRSPIAHGKDILRKAFPPRKKPTDVDPFEVAIDNIRKGVGEERGRERLQNPGRRATRSLSPFRVSAYPWEEQEQREVQGHEQRKASFSSIPSTSSSTCVSCKLSSSKKWRLKDLLLFRSASEGRARHNNKDFMKSLSGLFRKQEDSKSSSSRGRGSPSISSAHEFHYMAKKAEAKGLKKKTFLPYMQIGRFAL, from the coding sequence ATGGAAGTGATGAGCTTAACTGCTCCATCTTCACAAAGAAAATTCACTGGTGGCTTCTTAAGCGCACCAACAAGTCCACGAAGAATAACAGAATGGTACAGAGAGTACGAGGAGGAGGCAAAAAGAAACTTCTTCGAACGTTCTTTGATGCCTTTCGATTGGGAAGAGAATCCATGCAGTCCGAGAAAGATCACtgacaatgaagaagaagatactgTTGATGATTTTGCCTTCGAGATCGGTGATAAATCTGAGACTAGGTCGCTTTTCGCAGAAGAGCTCTTTGATGGAGGCAAAATCAAACCCTTGAAGCCTCCTCCGTATTTGCAATTAGATAATCAACAGTTTCATTACAAATTCTCATCTCCAGATTCTTCTCCAAGATCACCTATTGCTCATGGCAAGGAcatcctccgcaaagcttttccgCCGAGAAAGAAACCTACAGATGTAGATCCTTTTGAGGTCGCCATAGATAACATTCGCAAAGGCGTTGGAGAggaaagagggagagagaggcTTCAGAACCCGGGCCGAAGAGCCACTCGATCGCTTTCTCCTTTTCGGGTTTCAGCTTATCCATGGGAAGAACAAGAACAGAGAGAGGTACAAGGTCATGAACAGAGAAAGGCCTCTTTCTCTTCTATACCGTCTACATCTTCATCAACTTGCGTGTCTTGCAAGTTATCTTCCTCGAAGAAATGGAGGCTAAAGGACTTGCTTCTTTTCCGTAGCGCATCAGAGGGAAGAGCAAGGcacaacaacaaagatttcATGAAGTCGTTATCGGGTTTGTTCAGGAAACAGGAAGACAGCAAGAGCTCGAGCTCTAGAGGAAGAGGATCACCGTCTATCTCCTCCGCCCATGAATTCCATTACATGGCTAAAAAGGCAGAAGCAAAAGGTTTGAAGAAAAAGACTTTCTTGCCTTATATGCAAATAGGAAGATTCGCCTTGTAA